Proteins encoded together in one Peribacillus asahii window:
- a CDS encoding alpha/beta hydrolase, whose product MANLDSQAEKYLQALKQMPPIHTMDHKTVREMLSKAPQPPIESEGLSKVEDWMIPVSKDAEIKCRVYIPEGQGPFPLFIYYHGGGWVVGDLESTDPSCRMLAHRMGCIVVSVNYRLAPEHKFPTPVEDAYAALQWVYEKGSSFNGDVSRLIVGGDSVGGNLATVVTIMTRDRKGPSIAAQVLIYPATNLKFDTESHQAFAKGFGLDRELLFWFRDHYLRHKEDKHNGYASPLIAEDVSHLPTAFVITAENDVLRDEGRAYAERLKASGVNVEYACETGMIHGYFANMTFFSKNIERTVSRINEFLRTTDVITNRNTKIKKCKGCLDCSLNH is encoded by the coding sequence TTGGCAAATTTAGATTCGCAAGCAGAAAAGTATTTACAAGCATTGAAACAGATGCCTCCTATTCATACGATGGATCATAAGACTGTGCGAGAGATGCTTTCCAAAGCACCGCAGCCTCCTATTGAATCAGAAGGGCTTTCAAAGGTAGAAGATTGGATGATTCCAGTGAGCAAAGATGCTGAAATCAAATGCAGGGTCTATATACCGGAAGGGCAAGGTCCCTTCCCTTTGTTTATTTACTACCATGGTGGAGGATGGGTTGTGGGAGACCTCGAATCGACAGACCCTAGCTGTCGAATGCTGGCACATAGAATGGGCTGTATAGTGGTATCTGTTAACTATCGTCTAGCTCCAGAGCATAAGTTTCCGACCCCAGTCGAAGATGCTTATGCAGCATTGCAATGGGTTTATGAAAAAGGTTCTTCTTTTAACGGAGATGTTTCAAGATTAATAGTAGGTGGGGATAGTGTAGGTGGGAATCTAGCGACTGTCGTGACGATAATGACGAGAGATAGAAAAGGTCCTAGCATCGCTGCACAGGTTCTGATTTATCCGGCGACAAACCTTAAGTTCGATACGGAATCTCATCAAGCCTTCGCAAAAGGATTTGGTTTAGACCGTGAGCTTCTGTTTTGGTTCCGTGATCATTATTTACGACATAAAGAGGACAAGCATAACGGCTACGCATCTCCCTTAATTGCGGAAGATGTAAGTCATTTACCGACAGCCTTTGTGATTACAGCGGAAAATGATGTGCTTCGAGATGAAGGAAGGGCATATGCGGAGCGTTTGAAAGCATCAGGTGTCAACGTTGAATATGCATGTGAAACAGGTATGATTCATGGTTATTTTGCCAACATGACTTTTTTTTCAAAGAATATTGAAAGGACTGTCTCTCGAATCAACGAGTTTTTACGTACTACGGATGTTATAACTAACAGAAATACTAAAATCAAAAAATGTAAAGGCTGTTTGGATTGTTCATTGAACCATTAA
- a CDS encoding TauD/TfdA family dioxygenase — protein MTLILNEKIQGPSAWKGMDLAKDDSWIYYLSEKTVVELEKAVVHVQQKGLKAPEFKKEDFPIPNLADEVAYFVDELENGKGFLLIRGLPMDKYSDEEASIIYWGLGLHMGKPITQDARGTLLGHIKDQGLDFKDNKKVRGYQTNVHLDYHTDLADVVGLLCLRKAKSGGLSSIASAIAVYNEILEKHPEYLDILYRPFHHDLRGEEAPGQSPIFTSPIFSYYDGKLSCRYLRQYVESAQLKTGISLKKEEVELFNFIDSLTHDPNMHIDMMMEPGDMQFVNNYTIFHSRTTFEDYEEDERKRHLLRLWLNMPNGRKIAPDFEVCREGMAVNKP, from the coding sequence ATGACGCTTATTTTAAACGAAAAAATTCAAGGACCATCAGCGTGGAAAGGAATGGATTTAGCGAAGGATGATTCATGGATTTATTATTTGTCCGAAAAAACGGTCGTAGAGCTTGAAAAGGCTGTTGTTCATGTTCAACAAAAGGGTTTGAAAGCGCCTGAATTTAAAAAGGAGGATTTCCCGATTCCTAATCTTGCGGATGAAGTCGCTTATTTTGTAGATGAATTGGAGAATGGGAAAGGGTTTCTATTAATTCGCGGATTACCGATGGATAAGTATAGTGACGAGGAAGCGAGCATCATTTACTGGGGGCTTGGACTTCACATGGGTAAGCCAATCACGCAAGACGCAAGAGGAACCCTCTTAGGGCATATCAAAGACCAAGGTCTGGACTTTAAGGATAATAAAAAAGTACGCGGTTACCAAACAAATGTACATCTTGATTATCATACAGACCTCGCTGATGTAGTTGGATTACTATGTCTTCGTAAAGCAAAATCGGGTGGTTTAAGCAGTATTGCAAGTGCCATCGCAGTTTATAATGAAATTTTAGAGAAACACCCAGAGTATCTTGATATCCTCTATCGTCCATTCCATCATGATCTTCGTGGGGAAGAAGCACCAGGTCAATCTCCAATATTCACATCACCTATCTTTAGTTATTACGATGGTAAATTGAGCTGTCGATATTTACGTCAATATGTTGAATCCGCACAATTGAAAACAGGTATCTCTTTGAAGAAAGAGGAAGTCGAATTATTTAACTTTATCGATTCCCTTACGCATGATCCAAACATGCATATTGATATGATGATGGAGCCAGGTGATATGCAGTTCGTTAATAACTATACGATTTTCCATTCGCGCACAACATTTGAAGATTATGAAGAAGATGAGCGCAAGCGTCATTTATTAAGATTGTGGTTGAACATGCCAAATGGTCGAAAGATTGCCCCAGATTTCGAGGTTTGTAGAGAAGGAATGGCTGTTAATAAACCATAA
- a CDS encoding MFS transporter, with protein sequence MTSTPKYSWIILLFLVLSGMVNQVDKIIIGLVSVPVMKELELSPSQWGVVGSSFFWAFTFSSLLFGGMADSKNKKKMLSWMSLIWLLIQFATPFVSSMSLLVLMRIILGAGEGPAPALSTAIMGKWFPKHRHGIGFGAVLLGTTGGSAIASPLLISLIEQYGWRSAFIAMGVIGLIVLVLWQIFGKESPQEIGYPSFHQENEQSSSLSKVSWREFLPHLISKNFILVVLCGGCSYWLLAVQAVWFPAYFTNIQQFNGQTLQLAVSLPFLFAAFCQIGFAIFSDWMYRKTGDIRKARINLAGFMMVLSAVCVYLGNAADSTAMAILFFSLAPGFAYVILSLAPAILMEFFSPQNIGKAQGTFIALASSTSIIAPLVFGYLIQHSATAAMGYGYAFQASAVGMLIIGILFWMGVRPAKRSDITIQSDYVQS encoded by the coding sequence ATGACAAGTACGCCAAAATATTCTTGGATTATCTTATTGTTTCTAGTTCTTTCCGGTATGGTCAACCAAGTGGATAAAATTATCATTGGTTTGGTTTCCGTTCCAGTCATGAAAGAGCTAGAGTTAAGTCCATCCCAATGGGGAGTGGTGGGAAGTTCCTTCTTTTGGGCTTTTACCTTTTCTTCGCTTCTTTTTGGCGGCATGGCGGATTCCAAAAATAAGAAAAAAATGTTATCGTGGATGTCTTTGATTTGGTTGCTGATTCAATTTGCTACTCCTTTTGTTTCCAGCATGTCTCTGCTCGTGTTAATGAGGATTATTTTAGGAGCAGGTGAAGGTCCAGCTCCGGCTCTATCTACGGCCATCATGGGAAAATGGTTCCCGAAACACCGACATGGGATAGGGTTTGGCGCAGTGTTATTAGGAACGACAGGTGGCTCAGCGATTGCCTCGCCATTATTAATCTCTTTAATCGAGCAATATGGATGGAGATCTGCCTTTATTGCGATGGGGGTGATTGGACTAATCGTGCTTGTGTTATGGCAGATTTTTGGGAAAGAAAGTCCACAAGAAATCGGGTATCCTTCTTTTCATCAAGAGAATGAGCAGTCATCCAGTCTTTCAAAGGTTTCTTGGCGCGAGTTTCTTCCACATCTTATTTCGAAAAATTTCATTTTAGTTGTTTTGTGTGGAGGTTGTTCCTATTGGTTATTGGCTGTTCAAGCGGTTTGGTTTCCAGCCTACTTTACGAACATTCAACAGTTTAACGGTCAAACGTTGCAGCTAGCTGTATCTTTACCTTTTCTGTTTGCTGCCTTTTGCCAAATTGGATTTGCCATATTTTCGGATTGGATGTATCGCAAAACAGGAGATATACGGAAAGCACGTATCAATCTTGCTGGCTTCATGATGGTGCTATCGGCTGTATGTGTATATTTAGGAAATGCCGCCGATTCAACAGCTATGGCGATTCTTTTCTTTAGCCTTGCTCCTGGATTTGCCTATGTAATTCTATCACTCGCACCAGCTATATTGATGGAGTTCTTTTCTCCTCAAAACATCGGCAAGGCTCAAGGGACATTCATTGCTCTAGCAAGTTCAACTAGCATTATTGCTCCACTCGTATTCGGTTATCTTATTCAACATTCAGCGACTGCAGCCATGGGGTATGGTTATGCGTTTCAAGCCTCTGCTGTCGGAATGCTTATTATCGGCATATTGTTTTGGATGGGTGTACGTCCCGCCAAGCGAAGCGATATAACTATTCAATCGGACTATGTTCAATCTTAG
- a CDS encoding TauD/TfdA family dioxygenase, with protein MSIILKDKVQGSVAWKGTDLAKDDSWIYYLSEKTIASLENALSHVQKKGLKAPDFTKEDFPIPDLANVIEYFVDELEKGRGFLLIRGLPMERYSDEEASIIYWGLGLHMGIPVSQNANGDLLGHVIDQGLSLENSNVRGYQTKLHLPFHADGSDVVGLLSLRKGKTGGYSSIVSSMAVYNEFLEKYPEYLGILSRPFSFDRRGEEGPGESPVFTSPIFSYYDGKLSCRYVRLFIESAQEKTGIKLSKVEIEALDILDSLLHDENMHFNMMLEEGDMQFVNNYVVLHSRTQYEDYKELERKRHLLRLWLTMPNGREISPDFAMFIDENTGKPGRGGIPPRKQTSGGIIESLK; from the coding sequence ATGTCGATTATTTTAAAGGATAAAGTTCAAGGGTCAGTAGCTTGGAAAGGAACGGATTTAGCGAAAGATGATTCATGGATTTATTATTTGTCTGAAAAAACGATTGCCTCATTAGAGAATGCTTTATCTCATGTGCAAAAAAAGGGTTTAAAAGCGCCTGATTTTACGAAGGAGGACTTTCCGATTCCCGATCTTGCGAATGTAATCGAGTACTTTGTAGATGAATTGGAGAAGGGGAGAGGGTTTCTATTAATTCGTGGATTGCCAATGGAAAGATATAGTGATGAGGAAGCAAGCATCATTTACTGGGGGCTTGGACTTCATATGGGCATCCCGGTATCGCAAAATGCAAATGGTGACCTTTTAGGGCACGTTATTGATCAAGGGCTTAGTTTAGAAAATTCAAATGTACGTGGCTATCAAACGAAATTGCATCTTCCTTTCCACGCAGATGGATCAGATGTCGTTGGGTTATTAAGTCTTCGAAAAGGAAAAACGGGTGGATACAGCAGCATCGTCAGTTCGATGGCGGTTTATAATGAATTTCTGGAGAAGTACCCAGAGTATCTTGGCATCCTCTCTCGTCCATTTTCCTTCGATCGTCGCGGGGAGGAAGGACCAGGTGAATCGCCTGTATTCACATCACCTATCTTTAGTTACTATGATGGCAAATTGAGCTGTAGATATGTTCGTTTATTCATCGAATCAGCGCAAGAGAAAACAGGCATCAAGCTGTCAAAAGTAGAAATCGAAGCATTAGACATACTAGATTCCCTTCTTCATGATGAAAACATGCATTTTAATATGATGCTAGAAGAGGGAGATATGCAATTCGTCAATAATTATGTCGTGCTTCACTCACGTACTCAGTACGAAGATTATAAAGAACTAGAACGCAAACGCCATTTATTACGATTATGGCTTACGATGCCAAACGGCCGAGAAATTTCCCCAGATTTCGCAATGTTTATTGATGAGAATACAGGGAAACCAGGTCGCGGCGGTATACCTCCACGTAAACAAACCTCTGGCGGTATTATCGAAAGCTTGAAGTAA
- a CDS encoding long-chain-fatty-acid--CoA ligase, protein MSYNLNENLKRSASNFPESIAYIYGDKSVTYQELNQKVDRLAAGLYVQGIRKGDGVALILGNSPEFLIAYYGILRLGAFAVPINPMFTQGEISYILDNSKAKAVIAHSSVESKLSELTDKLKKITSVIYAGASHQEWTWERLMETSSLDFVSPFTDQDDLAVILYTSGTTGKPKGAMLSHRNLASNAESISKLMELHDEDRVVAVLPMFHVFCMTVSLNAPIACGATVIIVPRFSPFDVVNTIREKKGTMFVGVPTMYNFIYQLAEATAEDFSSIRLCISGGASIPIELLQNFQNKFNVSTLEGYGLSETSPLVAINPLKGTCKPGSIGIDIPGVQSKVVDEFGKELPRGEVGELVVQGPNVMKGYLGMPEATAAAFNDGWFYTGDLATMDEEGYIYIVDRKKDIIIVGGYNVYPREVEEVLYQHPSVVEAAVIGVPDGEYGESVKAFVVVKDEQITMNDIIQFCQDKLVKYKLPKRVEFFKELPKNSTGKILRRELRQLTEVK, encoded by the coding sequence ATGAGTTATAACTTAAACGAAAATCTAAAAAGAAGCGCAAGTAATTTCCCAGAAAGTATCGCTTATATCTATGGAGATAAAAGTGTTACTTATCAAGAACTAAATCAGAAGGTGGATCGATTGGCTGCTGGTCTGTATGTACAAGGAATCAGGAAGGGAGATGGAGTGGCTCTTATTTTAGGAAATAGCCCTGAATTTCTCATTGCGTACTACGGTATTTTACGGCTTGGTGCATTTGCGGTTCCGATTAATCCCATGTTTACCCAAGGGGAAATCAGCTATATTTTAGATAATAGTAAGGCTAAGGCGGTTATTGCACACTCATCTGTAGAATCTAAATTATCAGAATTAACAGATAAATTAAAAAAAATAACATCCGTGATTTATGCAGGTGCGAGCCATCAGGAATGGACTTGGGAGCGTCTAATGGAAACTAGTAGTTTAGATTTTGTAAGCCCTTTCACCGATCAAGACGACCTTGCTGTCATTTTATATACTTCAGGAACAACTGGTAAACCAAAGGGTGCGATGTTATCTCATCGAAACTTGGCTTCTAATGCAGAATCTATTTCAAAACTAATGGAACTGCATGATGAAGATCGTGTCGTAGCTGTTCTGCCAATGTTCCATGTATTCTGTATGACCGTTAGCCTAAATGCTCCGATTGCCTGTGGGGCAACAGTCATAATCGTACCTAGATTTAGCCCTTTCGATGTTGTGAATACGATTCGAGAAAAGAAGGGAACAATGTTTGTTGGCGTTCCTACGATGTATAACTTTATCTATCAATTAGCTGAAGCCACTGCGGAAGATTTTTCATCCATTCGCTTGTGTATTTCAGGAGGGGCATCTATTCCAATCGAGCTACTTCAAAATTTTCAAAACAAGTTTAACGTTTCAACCTTAGAAGGATATGGACTCTCTGAAACGTCTCCTCTCGTTGCTATTAATCCTTTAAAGGGAACTTGCAAGCCAGGCTCTATTGGTATCGATATTCCAGGTGTCCAAAGCAAAGTTGTAGATGAGTTCGGAAAAGAATTGCCGAGAGGAGAAGTCGGAGAATTAGTTGTTCAAGGGCCAAATGTAATGAAGGGATATTTGGGGATGCCGGAAGCTACTGCAGCTGCTTTTAATGACGGGTGGTTTTACACTGGTGATCTCGCAACAATGGATGAAGAAGGATACATCTACATTGTTGACCGCAAGAAGGACATTATTATTGTTGGAGGTTACAATGTATATCCTCGTGAAGTGGAGGAAGTCCTGTATCAACATCCTTCTGTGGTAGAGGCGGCCGTAATCGGAGTTCCAGATGGGGAATACGGAGAAAGTGTTAAAGCTTTTGTTGTAGTTAAGGATGAGCAGATTACCATGAATGATATTATTCAATTCTGTCAGGATAAGCTGGTGAAGTACAAGCTTCCTAAACGAGTAGAATTTTTTAAAGAGCTGCCTAAGAACTCCACAGGGAAAATTTTGCGAAGAGAGTTAAGACAACTGACGGAAGTGAAGTAA
- a CDS encoding LysR family transcriptional regulator: MDQLLSVFISVADKRNFSRAAEELHMTQPAVSQQIQQLEKHVGAKLLLRTNKSVQLTKAGEIVYLHAKEITGLYKRMSMLVNELNNEPTGPLKIGASYTFGEYVLPHILARMKNLFPNIFPSVQIGNTRDIAKAITSHEIDVGIVEGEISLRNIYIKSVSTDQMYIVAGGKYPIYFNKEVTRRQVEQENWIVREVGSGTREATETLFQSLQIRPSKLMEFGSTQLIKEAVEAGLGISYLSELTVKKERMLGTIQVLNVKGTPIKRNFSVITESVESHTKSVNLFIELIEKYLKNQLLQ; the protein is encoded by the coding sequence ATGGATCAACTATTATCTGTATTTATATCTGTAGCTGATAAAAGAAACTTTTCCAGAGCAGCGGAAGAGCTTCATATGACTCAGCCTGCAGTCAGCCAGCAAATTCAACAATTGGAAAAACATGTAGGTGCAAAACTACTTCTGCGAACAAACAAATCTGTCCAGCTAACTAAAGCAGGAGAAATAGTCTATTTACATGCTAAAGAAATAACAGGTTTATATAAACGGATGTCAATGTTAGTGAATGAATTAAATAACGAGCCAACAGGACCATTAAAAATTGGTGCCAGCTATACCTTTGGAGAGTATGTATTACCACATATACTTGCAAGAATGAAAAACCTATTTCCTAATATCTTCCCTTCGGTACAGATTGGCAACACAAGGGATATTGCCAAAGCAATCACAAGTCATGAGATCGATGTAGGAATTGTAGAGGGGGAAATTTCTCTTCGAAATATATATATAAAATCCGTTTCCACCGACCAAATGTATATCGTGGCAGGGGGGAAATATCCAATTTATTTCAATAAGGAAGTTACGCGAAGACAGGTAGAACAAGAGAATTGGATTGTCCGTGAAGTAGGTTCTGGTACAAGAGAGGCAACAGAAACATTATTTCAATCTTTACAAATACGTCCTTCCAAGTTAATGGAGTTCGGTAGCACACAACTTATAAAAGAAGCAGTTGAAGCCGGGCTTGGCATTAGTTACTTATCTGAACTTACTGTAAAAAAAGAAAGAATGCTTGGTACCATTCAAGTATTAAATGTAAAAGGGACACCGATAAAAAGAAATTTTTCAGTTATAACAGAATCTGTGGAATCGCATACGAAATCTGTGAATTTATTTATTGAGTTAATAGAAAAATATCTAAAGAACCAATTATTGCAATAG
- a CDS encoding YeiH family protein, translated as MTPSPNKQKKAAKKLNVSLISGIGFTLIIAVLGFILAALPGLNHIGPLACAILLAVVYRQVFGYPEKLRTGIQFSSKKLLRFAIILYGLKLNMIVIFHQGFPLLLRGAITIIFSIVVLMIIAKWLKADFNLSLLLSVGTGICGAAAIAAVSPIIKAKDEDTAMGVGIIALVGTVFSIIYTLIYPFLSIGPMNYGNWVGISLHEIGHVALAAAPAGQDALAHALLAKLTRVFLLIPVCFILMLWMKKKGKTEGEARFEFPWFLIGFIVMSFVGSYIIGNKVLVSQKVMSDIADFTSLMLTMSMTGLGLNISLKELRTKAIRPLIAIIITSFLLSSLTYISL; from the coding sequence ATAACTCCCAGTCCAAATAAGCAAAAAAAAGCGGCAAAAAAACTAAATGTTTCTTTAATTTCTGGAATTGGTTTTACATTGATCATAGCCGTGTTAGGTTTTATTTTGGCAGCGTTGCCAGGTCTAAATCATATTGGACCTCTTGCGTGTGCCATTTTACTAGCTGTGGTTTATAGACAGGTTTTTGGATATCCAGAAAAATTACGTACTGGTATTCAATTTTCATCAAAAAAACTATTGAGATTTGCCATCATACTTTATGGATTAAAGCTTAACATGATTGTAATATTTCATCAGGGTTTCCCTCTATTGCTAAGAGGGGCAATAACGATCATTTTTTCAATTGTTGTTCTTATGATCATTGCAAAATGGCTAAAGGCAGATTTTAATCTTTCTTTATTATTAAGTGTCGGCACAGGCATTTGTGGTGCGGCTGCCATCGCGGCCGTATCGCCAATTATAAAAGCAAAAGATGAAGATACGGCTATGGGAGTAGGCATCATCGCATTAGTCGGCACAGTGTTTTCAATAATCTATACGCTAATATATCCTTTTTTATCAATTGGTCCTATGAACTACGGAAATTGGGTTGGAATCAGCCTACACGAGATAGGCCATGTTGCTTTAGCTGCTGCCCCCGCAGGCCAGGATGCTCTTGCTCACGCATTACTTGCCAAACTTACACGAGTATTCCTATTAATTCCGGTTTGCTTTATCCTCATGCTTTGGATGAAAAAGAAAGGAAAAACAGAAGGCGAGGCAAGATTCGAGTTTCCATGGTTTTTAATTGGCTTTATCGTTATGAGTTTTGTGGGAAGCTATATCATTGGTAATAAGGTATTGGTATCACAAAAAGTGATGTCTGATATTGCAGACTTCACATCATTAATGTTAACAATGTCAATGACCGGATTAGGATTAAATATTAGCTTGAAAGAATTACGTACCAAAGCAATACGTCCACTTATTGCCATTATTATTACATCATTTCTTTTATCATCGTTAACGTATATTAGTCTTTAA
- a CDS encoding DNA alkylation repair protein, whose product MDFETVMQELEALGKERTKKTYISNGAHEPLFGVATGAMKPLAKKIKKNQTLAEQLYSTGNYDAMYFAGIIADPLTMTEVDFERWMDGAYFYMLSDFVVAVTLAETNFAQVVADKWIASGEELRMSAGWSCYCWLLGNRPDSEFSASKIASMLDQVENKIHNSPDRTKSAMNNFIYTVGISYLPLHDKAVETAKAVGPVEIKRENKKSSILLASENIQKAIDKGQLGFKRKHVRC is encoded by the coding sequence ATGGATTTCGAAACAGTTATGCAGGAACTGGAGGCGCTCGGTAAGGAACGAACCAAAAAGACGTACATAAGCAACGGTGCACATGAACCACTTTTTGGCGTAGCTACAGGCGCAATGAAGCCGCTCGCAAAGAAAATCAAGAAAAATCAGACTTTAGCTGAGCAGCTTTACTCTACCGGGAACTACGATGCTATGTATTTTGCCGGCATCATTGCGGACCCATTGACCATGACTGAGGTTGATTTTGAACGTTGGATGGATGGGGCGTATTTTTATATGCTGTCCGATTTCGTGGTTGCAGTAACTTTGGCAGAAACCAATTTTGCACAAGTTGTTGCTGATAAATGGATCGCAAGCGGTGAGGAACTTAGAATGTCAGCAGGCTGGAGCTGTTACTGCTGGCTTTTGGGTAACCGCCCCGACAGTGAATTTAGTGCAAGCAAAATTGCCAGTATGCTTGATCAGGTGGAAAATAAGATTCACAATTCCCCAGATCGAACGAAATCGGCTATGAATAATTTTATTTACACAGTGGGGATTTCATATTTGCCACTCCATGATAAGGCGGTTGAAACCGCAAAGGCAGTAGGTCCAGTCGAAATCAAGCGGGAAAATAAAAAAAGCAGTATCCTGCTTGCTTCTGAAAATATTCAAAAGGCTATAGATAAAGGGCAACTTGGTTTCAAACGCAAACATGTAAGATGTTAG
- a CDS encoding YdbC family protein translates to MADIKFEIQETVGTVSQSPKGWTKELNLISWNGKAPKYDLRDWAPEHEKMGKGVTLSVEELKALRDLLNEMEL, encoded by the coding sequence ATGGCAGATATTAAATTCGAAATTCAAGAAACAGTAGGTACGGTATCACAATCCCCAAAAGGCTGGACAAAAGAATTAAATCTTATTAGCTGGAACGGAAAAGCACCCAAGTATGATTTACGTGACTGGGCTCCAGAACATGAGAAAATGGGGAAGGGTGTCACGTTGTCTGTTGAGGAGCTAAAGGCATTAAGAGATTTATTAAATGAAATGGAATTATAA
- a CDS encoding PD-(D/E)XK nuclease family protein, whose protein sequence is MMITNTKELKSQLNKLISDPDFLRLQESFEKESLFQLLGFGHRETMHSAFISWLLSPTSSLNLGSFPLKRFLYYICEENVSNMKTTIDFDLIESDALELEKMEVATEVTASAVDPDTNTKLNARFDLYLTNDFVRIIVENKVLSRENKDQTETYTKILNNLDDSYTYDLKVFLSPDSTVKPKCPEFIQVDYQGLYDFVIVPCLNHPKISIANKNLLEQYVHNLRMVYRGVNKPMAKVNDELCIAIYNKYKDVLDEIFDAVKNETPEKRKVKTSSTVRTSKISWNEIYPRLNETEKYLESTYGNTITKAEIDLTSGHILFQSKEYSSLSSAAIAAVNSIKGENYTDRYNGFEFWSIVYPNGEKKKLSEVRADIALALAQDEED, encoded by the coding sequence ATGATGATTACCAATACAAAAGAATTGAAATCCCAACTAAATAAGTTAATTAGTGATCCCGATTTTTTACGATTACAGGAATCTTTTGAAAAAGAAAGTTTGTTTCAATTATTAGGTTTTGGACACCGCGAAACAATGCATAGCGCATTTATTAGTTGGCTACTCTCGCCAACTTCTTCGTTAAATTTAGGCTCATTCCCACTGAAGCGTTTTCTCTACTACATTTGTGAAGAGAACGTTTCGAATATGAAAACAACTATTGATTTTGATTTGATTGAATCGGATGCACTTGAGTTAGAAAAAATGGAAGTCGCTACTGAGGTAACAGCTTCTGCCGTTGATCCGGATACCAATACGAAATTAAATGCCCGATTTGATTTATATTTAACAAACGACTTTGTACGAATTATTGTAGAAAATAAAGTATTATCACGTGAAAATAAAGATCAAACCGAAACATATACAAAAATTTTAAACAATTTGGATGACTCGTATACATATGATTTAAAGGTATTTTTATCTCCTGATTCTACGGTAAAACCAAAATGTCCGGAGTTTATTCAAGTCGATTATCAAGGACTATATGATTTTGTCATTGTGCCTTGCTTAAACCATCCCAAAATTTCAATTGCGAATAAAAACCTTTTAGAACAATATGTCCATAACTTACGCATGGTATATAGAGGAGTGAATAAACCCATGGCAAAAGTAAATGATGAATTATGTATCGCTATTTATAATAAATATAAAGATGTATTAGATGAAATTTTTGATGCCGTAAAAAATGAGACACCTGAAAAACGGAAAGTCAAAACTTCTTCTACCGTTCGTACATCGAAAATATCTTGGAATGAAATCTATCCTCGTCTAAATGAAACCGAAAAATATTTAGAATCTACTTATGGAAACACCATTACCAAAGCAGAAATCGATCTAACCAGCGGTCATATACTTTTCCAAAGTAAAGAATACAGCAGTCTTTCAAGTGCTGCAATTGCAGCGGTTAACTCCATCAAAGGTGAAAACTATACAGACCGTTACAACGGATTTGAATTCTGGAGCATCGTCTATCCAAATGGTGAAAAGAAAAAACTATCTGAGGTACGTGCTGATATCGCATTAGCACTCGCACAAGATGAGGAAGATTAA
- a CDS encoding dimethylarginine dimethylaminohydrolase family protein, producing MRANCFSEYDPLKQVILCEPQYMRIKDVINETQKHFEDEGIHIKTAMTQHANFVSALRKLGIEVTLLPSYNKYPEQVFTRDIGFTLGEKVFVAEMGTDIRTGEENVLKEWLQNKNVPFHNLTGDRIEGGDVLLDGDTIYVGVSERTNIESIEKLQKLLPEFDVIPIPFTDTYLHLDCVFNIISPNEALIFPGEINKEQLNLLASRYDLIEVTEDEQFTLGTNVLSIGNKRIISLPVNTKVNKELRKRGYELIEVDITEIIKSGGAFRCCTLPIVREKLQH from the coding sequence ATGAGAGCAAATTGTTTCAGTGAGTATGACCCTTTGAAACAAGTTATTTTATGTGAACCACAATACATGAGAATTAAAGACGTGATTAATGAAACACAGAAACATTTTGAAGATGAAGGCATTCATATTAAAACCGCAATGACTCAGCATGCTAATTTTGTATCAGCCCTTAGAAAATTAGGAATAGAGGTCACCCTACTTCCTTCCTATAACAAGTATCCCGAGCAAGTATTTACTCGTGATATAGGATTTACACTCGGAGAGAAAGTTTTTGTAGCCGAGATGGGTACAGATATCAGGACAGGTGAAGAAAATGTTCTGAAAGAATGGCTTCAAAACAAAAATGTACCTTTTCATAATCTAACAGGAGATCGAATAGAGGGCGGCGATGTCCTGTTAGATGGAGATACCATTTATGTCGGGGTTAGTGAGCGAACAAACATCGAGTCTATTGAAAAGCTTCAAAAGCTTCTTCCTGAATTTGATGTCATCCCTATTCCGTTTACTGATACCTATCTCCATCTAGATTGTGTATTTAATATCATTTCCCCGAACGAAGCGTTAATTTTCCCCGGGGAAATTAATAAAGAACAATTGAACCTGCTGGCATCTAGATACGATTTAATTGAAGTAACCGAAGATGAGCAATTTACTCTTGGGACGAATGTGCTTTCAATCGGAAATAAGAGGATTATTTCTCTCCCTGTCAACACAAAGGTTAACAAAGAACTGAGAAAAAGGGGCTACGAACTGATTGAGGTTGATATTACGGAAATCATAAAATCTGGAGGAGCATTCAGATGCTGCACTCTTCCTATCGTTAGAGAAAAGCTTCAACATTAA